A part of Vespertiliibacter pulmonis genomic DNA contains:
- a CDS encoding YjiH family protein yields the protein MNINYSNSALPAQKSRLVALIQMIFFSAIGIVMFFIPFQLFGKSTILFDHIASYLVREQRLISLILLTLLLFYGTLKPFITGNWKKNITNKILSFFKIIGLIIAILYLTDMVPTVLSSKDMLPFLFEKLALPVGMIVPIGALILAFLIGFGLLEMVGVLMQPIMRPIWRTPGTSAIDAVASFVGSYSVALLITNRVYLQGQYSAREAVIIATGFSTVSTAFMVIIAKTLNIMPFWMLYFWSAMIVTFLVTAITARLPPISRIDNNNSLFEPDLALRERFKIAFETGISTAQSSGSLWRILWLNLRDGIEMAAAIVPSILAIGLFGLVLAKYTPVFDLLGLILYPFTWLVGLAEPLVAAKGISSGLAEMFLPSLILADMDILTRFVVAIVSVSSIIFFSAMIPCLLATQIPLSIPKMLIIWFQRTSLSIVFAGLIGQLALFLDWLK from the coding sequence ATGAATATAAATTATTCAAATTCAGCATTGCCAGCTCAAAAATCCCGTTTAGTCGCTTTAATTCAAATGATCTTTTTTAGTGCGATTGGAATTGTGATGTTCTTTATTCCATTTCAATTATTTGGGAAAAGCACCATTTTATTCGATCATATTGCTAGCTATTTAGTTCGTGAGCAGCGCTTAATTTCACTTATTTTGCTTACGTTACTTCTGTTTTATGGAACGCTTAAACCTTTTATTACAGGAAACTGGAAAAAAAATATAACGAATAAGATATTAAGCTTTTTTAAGATAATAGGACTTATTATTGCTATTTTATATCTAACTGATATGGTTCCTACAGTATTAAGTAGCAAGGATATGTTGCCTTTTCTCTTTGAAAAATTAGCTCTTCCTGTAGGAATGATTGTTCCAATTGGTGCTTTGATCTTAGCTTTTCTTATTGGATTTGGTTTGTTAGAAATGGTGGGAGTTTTAATGCAACCTATTATGCGTCCAATTTGGCGTACACCTGGTACTTCAGCCATTGATGCAGTTGCATCTTTTGTTGGTAGTTATTCAGTTGCATTATTAATTACTAATAGAGTCTATTTGCAGGGACAGTATTCAGCAAGAGAAGCTGTTATTATCGCGACAGGCTTTTCTACTGTTTCTACAGCTTTTATGGTTATTATTGCTAAAACACTCAATATAATGCCTTTTTGGATGCTTTATTTTTGGTCGGCAATGATCGTAACTTTCTTAGTTACTGCGATTACAGCAAGGCTGCCTCCAATTAGTCGGATAGATAATAATAATAGTTTGTTTGAGCCAGATTTAGCATTAAGAGAGCGTTTTAAAATAGCTTTTGAAACAGGTATTAGCACGGCTCAATCTTCTGGTAGTCTTTGGAGAATTTTATGGCTGAATTTACGAGACGGTATTGAAATGGCCGCAGCGATTGTGCCTTCTATTTTAGCAATTGGGCTATTTGGATTAGTACTTGCGAAGTATACGCCTGTTTTTGATTTATTAGGGCTTATTTTGTATCCATTTACTTGGTTAGTAGGACTAGCTGAACCATTGGTCGCTGCGAAAGGGATTTCATCAGGATTAGCCGAAATGTTTCTCCCATCGCTAATCCTTGCAGACATGGATATTCTAACTCGTTTTGTTGTTGCAATTGTATCAGTGAGCAGTATTATCTTCTTCTCTGCAATGATTCCTTGTTTACTAGCGACTCAAATCCCCTTATCTATTCCTAAAATGTTAATTATTTGGTTTCAACGTACATCATTAAGTATTGTATTTGCCGGTTTAATTGGACAACTGGCATTGTTTTTAGATTGGCTTAAATAA
- the hutG gene encoding formimidoylglutamase, translating to MSSIHIDHKQGIYTGRKELYENELACYWYQYFPNFSNQKIALLGFASDQGVNRNQGRIGAKYAPQIIKSALAKLPISLRLQKLYSGKLDTLIGDAGEIICLDNDHIVSGLLEDAQHRYSEKVASLIKQEKFVIGLGGGHEIAWGSFLGLYQGLTVFKKHEQRIGIINIDAHLDLRQSPDATSGTPFRQIAEYLGARLQSFNYFCIGISQFSNTAALFERAGKLGVNIISDDDCCRLEWSKIETQILSFIEPLDSLYLTIDLDCLQSGIMPAVSAVAAKGLSLDFVERCILTIIKTGKVRLIDIAEYNPHYDIDGKGEKVVARMLAGIIEQQLQQFM from the coding sequence ATGTCTAGTATTCATATTGATCATAAACAGGGTATTTATACAGGGAGAAAGGAACTTTATGAAAATGAATTAGCTTGCTATTGGTACCAATATTTTCCTAATTTTAGTAACCAAAAAATTGCTTTGTTAGGTTTTGCTTCCGATCAAGGTGTTAATCGTAATCAAGGGCGTATTGGTGCAAAATACGCACCTCAAATTATTAAATCCGCATTGGCTAAATTACCAATTAGTTTGAGATTACAAAAATTATATTCAGGCAAATTAGACACATTGATTGGAGATGCTGGTGAAATTATTTGTTTAGATAATGACCATATTGTGTCAGGTTTGTTAGAAGATGCACAACATAGGTATTCTGAAAAAGTGGCAAGTCTTATTAAGCAAGAAAAGTTTGTAATCGGTTTAGGTGGAGGGCATGAAATTGCTTGGGGGAGTTTTTTAGGGTTATATCAGGGGTTAACTGTTTTTAAAAAGCATGAACAGCGAATAGGGATTATTAATATTGATGCCCATTTAGATTTACGCCAAAGCCCTGATGCTACTTCTGGTACTCCTTTTAGGCAAATTGCAGAGTACTTGGGGGCAAGATTACAATCTTTTAACTATTTTTGTATTGGAATTAGTCAATTTTCTAACACAGCTGCTTTATTTGAACGAGCAGGAAAATTAGGAGTAAATATAATTAGTGATGATGATTGTTGTCGTTTAGAATGGAGTAAGATAGAAACGCAAATTTTATCTTTTATCGAACCGCTTGATAGCCTTTATTTAACTATAGATCTGGACTGTTTGCAATCAGGAATAATGCCAGCAGTAAGCGCAGTGGCAGCTAAAGGGTTATCTTTAGATTTTGTGGAACGTTGCATTTTAACTATTATTAAAACAGGGAAAGTTCGATTAATTGACATTGCAGAATATAATCCACATTATGATATTGATGGGAAAGGTGAGAAAGTTGTTGCAAGAATGCTTGCAGGAATAATAGAACAGCAATTACAACAATTTATGTAA
- the hutI gene encoding imidazolonepropionase has protein sequence MYVDSLIINANLATMNEDFGFRLYCNKSNPYGQVINGALAIKNGKIVWLGTMQESTHIKANDIVDAQNKWITPALIDCHTHLVYAGNRSNEFESRLMGISYEDIAQKGGGILSTVNATRQSTFDELYKLSEKRLKNLITQGVATVEIKSGYGLNLETERKMLQVARKLGKEYNITVKTTYLAAHSTPEEYKEHNDEYIENVCEWLNILHQEGLVDAVDAFCEKIAFNTQQVRKLFMRAKGLGLPVKLHAEQLSDLNGGSLVAEFHGLSADHIEYLSQESIKKMAKSNTVGVLLPTAFYVLRERQEPPIESMRQAGIKMAVSTDCNPGTSPSTSILLAMNMACTLFRLTPEEALAGTTYNAAYALGLEYSQGKLAVGYDANLCIWNIDRPADLSYLIGQNPLEYFYIGGRKVLFN, from the coding sequence ATGTACGTAGATAGTCTAATTATCAATGCTAATCTTGCAACAATGAATGAAGATTTTGGTTTTCGCCTTTATTGCAATAAATCAAATCCTTACGGTCAAGTTATAAATGGTGCATTAGCTATTAAAAATGGGAAAATTGTTTGGCTTGGTACAATGCAAGAGAGTACTCATATCAAGGCTAATGATATAGTTGATGCTCAAAATAAATGGATAACACCTGCTTTGATTGATTGCCATACTCATTTAGTATATGCAGGAAATCGTAGTAATGAATTTGAATCCCGTTTAATGGGGATTAGTTATGAAGATATTGCCCAGAAAGGGGGAGGCATTCTTTCTACTGTTAATGCTACAAGACAATCAACGTTTGATGAATTATATAAGCTTAGTGAAAAGCGTTTGAAAAATTTAATCACACAAGGTGTAGCAACGGTTGAAATCAAATCAGGCTATGGCTTAAATTTAGAAACTGAACGGAAAATGTTACAAGTAGCTAGAAAATTAGGTAAAGAATATAATATTACTGTAAAAACAACGTATTTAGCTGCACATTCAACACCTGAAGAGTATAAAGAACATAATGATGAATATATTGAAAATGTATGTGAATGGCTTAATATCTTACATCAAGAGGGTTTGGTCGATGCAGTTGATGCATTTTGTGAAAAAATTGCATTTAATACACAACAAGTTAGAAAATTGTTCATGAGGGCTAAAGGATTAGGATTACCTGTAAAATTGCATGCTGAACAGTTATCTGATTTGAATGGCGGTAGCTTAGTTGCAGAATTTCATGGATTATCTGCTGACCATATTGAATATTTAAGCCAAGAAAGTATCAAAAAAATGGCAAAGTCAAATACCGTTGGAGTTTTGCTACCAACAGCTTTCTATGTTTTACGTGAAAGACAAGAGCCACCAATTGAATCAATGCGTCAAGCAGGAATTAAAATGGCGGTATCTACTGATTGTAATCCAGGTACGTCTCCTTCGACTTCAATTTTATTAGCAATGAATATGGCATGCACGTTATTTAGATTGACACCTGAAGAGGCTCTAGCTGGAACAACTTATAATGCGGCTTATGCTTTGGGATTAGAATATTCTCAAGGTAAATTAGCAGTAGGTTATGATGCTAATTTATGTATATGGAATATTGATCGTCCAGCAGATTTAAGCTATTTAATTGGACAAAATCCTCTTGAATATTTTTATATTGGAGGAAGGAAAGTATTGTTTAATTAA
- the gorA gene encoding glutathione-disulfide reductase: MTKHYDYIAIGGGSGGIASVNRAASYGKKCAIIEAKSLGGTCVNVGCVPKKVMWYGAQVAETIHHYAADYGFKLSVEKFDFSTLFANRQAYISRIHQSYDKVLAKNNVDVIHGFAKFVNKNTIEVNGEQITADHILIATGAYPRRSSIKGQEYGIDSDGVFELTELPKRIAIVGAGYIAVELAGVMNALGVETHLFVRQHAPLRNFDPLVVETLSEIMQQDGIHLHSYAVPQELIKNFDNSLTLVLESGEQHCVDELVWAIGRSPATQHIGLETVGVEINHNGFIKVDKYQNTSVEGIYAVGDIIEGGIELTPVAVAAGRRLSERLFNNKLNEHLDYNLVPTVVFSHPPIGTIGLSEPAAIEKFGADNVRTYQSSFTSMYSAVTQHRQPCRMKLICVGEEEKVVGLHGIGFGVDEMIQGFAVAIKMGATKADFDNTVAIHPTGSEEFVTMR; the protein is encoded by the coding sequence ATGACAAAACATTATGATTATATTGCGATTGGAGGCGGAAGTGGTGGAATAGCTTCGGTTAATAGAGCTGCAAGTTATGGAAAAAAATGTGCCATTATTGAAGCAAAATCTTTGGGTGGTACGTGTGTAAATGTTGGGTGTGTACCTAAAAAGGTAATGTGGTATGGTGCACAAGTTGCTGAAACGATTCACCATTATGCGGCAGATTATGGCTTTAAATTATCGGTTGAAAAATTTGATTTTTCAACCTTATTCGCAAATCGTCAAGCATATATTTCTCGAATCCATCAATCATACGATAAAGTATTAGCAAAAAATAATGTCGACGTAATTCATGGTTTTGCAAAATTTGTTAATAAAAATACGATTGAAGTCAATGGTGAGCAGATTACCGCAGACCATATTTTAATTGCAACAGGAGCATACCCTCGTCGTTCAAGTATTAAGGGACAGGAATATGGTATAGATTCAGATGGAGTTTTTGAGCTAACAGAGCTTCCTAAGCGTATTGCCATCGTTGGTGCTGGTTATATTGCAGTCGAGCTGGCGGGAGTAATGAATGCTTTAGGCGTTGAAACGCACTTATTTGTTCGCCAGCACGCCCCTCTCCGTAACTTTGATCCTTTAGTTGTTGAAACGTTATCAGAGATTATGCAACAAGATGGTATTCATCTGCACTCTTATGCAGTACCTCAAGAACTCATTAAAAATTTTGATAATTCTTTAACGCTTGTATTAGAGAGCGGTGAACAACATTGTGTAGATGAATTAGTTTGGGCAATCGGTCGCTCTCCAGCAACTCAGCATATTGGTTTAGAAACAGTAGGTGTAGAAATTAATCATAATGGGTTTATTAAAGTCGATAAATATCAAAATACCAGTGTTGAAGGCATTTATGCCGTGGGTGATATTATTGAAGGAGGCATAGAGTTAACACCTGTTGCTGTTGCGGCAGGACGCCGTTTATCTGAGCGCTTATTCAATAATAAGCTGAATGAACATCTAGATTACAACCTTGTTCCTACGGTTGTATTCAGTCATCCACCTATTGGAACAATTGGATTAAGTGAGCCTGCAGCAATCGAAAAATTTGGGGCTGATAATGTACGCACATATCAGTCATCATTTACATCAATGTATAGTGCTGTTACTCAACATCGTCAGCCTTGCCGAATGAAATTAATTTGTGTCGGCGAAGAAGAAAAAGTTGTTGGGCTACACGGTATTGGTTTTGGTGTTGATGAGATGATTCAAGGCTTTGCCGTAGCCATTAAAATGGGGGCAACGAAAGCGGATTTTGATAATACGGTTGCAATTCACCCTACAGGTTCTGAAGAGTTTGTAACAATGCGATAA
- a CDS encoding 7-carboxy-7-deazaguanine synthase QueE, translated as MQAVNLINNFANTEYRIVEIFETLQGEGFNTGMPSIFIRFGKCNLACPWCDTNYNQFEIKTLAEIMQAVHSFSAKNVIITGGEPTIQPQIEKLLDVLKAEGYFIAVETNGLKPVPKQIDYIATSPKRIYQKNYLKHHLPFAHEVRIVVDGDVLDFCEQIENAIKADRYYLSPCEISGEMNMLDTITQLGILNQRQSKPRWQLSIQTHKIAGIE; from the coding sequence ATGCAAGCGGTTAATTTAATCAATAATTTTGCTAATACGGAATATCGGATCGTTGAAATCTTTGAAACTCTCCAAGGAGAAGGCTTTAATACAGGAATGCCAAGTATTTTTATCCGCTTTGGAAAATGTAATTTAGCCTGTCCTTGGTGTGATACAAATTATAATCAATTTGAAATAAAAACCCTTGCTGAGATTATGCAAGCCGTCCACTCGTTTTCGGCTAAAAATGTCATTATTACAGGGGGAGAACCGACTATTCAACCACAGATAGAAAAATTACTTGATGTTTTAAAAGCTGAAGGCTACTTCATTGCGGTAGAAACCAATGGCCTAAAACCTGTCCCTAAACAAATTGATTATATTGCAACTAGCCCCAAACGGATTTATCAAAAAAATTATCTAAAACATCATCTGCCTTTTGCTCACGAAGTGAGGATTGTTGTTGATGGTGACGTGCTTGATTTTTGCGAACAGATTGAAAATGCCATAAAAGCGGATCGCTACTATCTCTCCCCCTGTGAAATATCAGGAGAAATGAATATGTTAGACACGATTACTCAATTAGGCATACTCAATCAGCGACAAAGCAAACCTCGTTGGCAATTAAGTATTCAAACCCATAAAATCGCGGGCATTGAATAA
- the queD gene encoding 6-carboxytetrahydropterin synthase QueD, which produces MFKIAKEFSFDMAHMLDGHDGKCKNLHGHTYTLQVEITGKLHQNGAKSGMVMDYSDLKTTVKTHIIEKFDHAFIYDITSERECQVANLLNSLNSKTFGLSTRTTAEQMAKYIFDALKEQGLPVSLVRLWETPTSYCEYSNNASG; this is translated from the coding sequence ATGTTTAAAATTGCTAAAGAGTTTAGTTTTGATATGGCACATATGTTAGATGGACACGATGGTAAATGTAAAAATTTACACGGTCATACCTATACATTACAAGTCGAAATTACAGGCAAGCTCCATCAAAACGGAGCAAAAAGTGGTATGGTAATGGATTATAGCGATCTAAAAACTACTGTAAAAACGCATATTATTGAGAAATTTGATCACGCTTTTATTTACGATATAACCAGCGAAAGAGAATGCCAAGTGGCGAACTTGCTTAATAGCCTAAATTCTAAAACTTTTGGACTATCCACTCGCACTACAGCTGAACAGATGGCAAAATATATTTTTGATGCTCTAAAGGAACAGGGACTTCCTGTCAGCCTAGTCCGTTTATGGGAAACGCCAACCTCTTATTGTGAGTATAGCAACAATGCAAGCGGTTAA
- the queC gene encoding 7-cyano-7-deazaguanine synthase QueC, producing the protein MTNQPKAAVIFSGGQDSTTCLFLAIQEFGVENVEVVTFQYGQRHAIELEKAAWIAKDLGVKQTIIDTSVIKAITANALMDNNAEIKQNGETPNTFVDGRNALFLLYTAIYAKSQGIKTIFTGVCETDFSGYPDCRDIFIKSMNVTLNLAMDYNFNIRTPLMYLTKKETWQLADQLGAFDYIREYTHTCYLGIEGGCHTCPSCILREKGLNEYLAERNHV; encoded by the coding sequence ATGACAAATCAACCGAAAGCCGCTGTAATTTTTTCTGGCGGACAAGACTCTACTACCTGCTTATTTTTAGCTATTCAAGAATTTGGTGTAGAAAATGTGGAAGTTGTAACCTTTCAATATGGACAACGCCATGCGATTGAATTAGAAAAAGCTGCATGGATCGCCAAAGATTTAGGTGTTAAACAGACAATCATTGATACTTCTGTAATTAAAGCAATTACAGCCAATGCTTTAATGGATAATAATGCAGAAATTAAACAAAACGGCGAAACCCCAAATACTTTTGTTGATGGTCGTAATGCCCTATTTTTACTTTACACCGCTATCTATGCAAAAAGCCAAGGCATTAAAACCATTTTTACTGGCGTATGTGAAACAGATTTTAGCGGGTATCCTGACTGCCGTGATATATTCATTAAATCAATGAATGTTACGCTAAATTTAGCAATGGATTACAACTTCAATATTCGTACGCCATTAATGTATCTAACTAAAAAAGAAACGTGGCAACTTGCCGATCAACTGGGGGCTTTTGATTATATTCGTGAATATACACACACTTGCTATTTAGGCATAGAAGGGGGCTGTCATACTTGCCCAAGTTGTATTTTACGAGAAAAAGGCTTAAATGAATACCTTGCGGAGCGTAACCATGTTTAA